From the Bacillota bacterium genome, the window AAGGCAATCGATAAATTCAACCCCGTGGGTATCGCGGAATATGGCTCCTTCATCTTCCCACTCAACGAAAGAATAGTCTGATGAAACAGACTTGCGGGCGCTCAAGATGGCTGGATTGACATACTCCGCATAGTTTGTTACCGAATCTGATACTACGCGGTCCTTTTCTTCTTTTGTCAGTTCATCTTTCAAAATAATATCGATAATACGTGAGCTTTCCTGAATAACTGATTCACGATCCATATTTGACTGGCTCCTCCCCTATCGGTATATATTTACCTGTTAAAATATTATGCAAAAACAATGCCAAGAAAAAGGCAAAGATTAATACTTATAAATATAGGTAAATGATAAAGTACTGTAAATTTTCAAGGTTATAATTATCAAAAATGAGACATGATTGCAGGGGAACTTTAGATTTTGAGAAATTGTCAGTTAAGTAGTACCTCAACCTGGGTGTGATATAATAATCAGGTAAACCTCTTTTGCACAGCAGATGATAGTTAGCTGGATGAATGCTAATACGCAGCGGCATGCAAAACGAGGTTCTTCTGTAGTACCGGCTTTAACTATACAGGAGGTAAAAATATATGGCAGAAAAGAAACGCCCTTTGGATTTTAATAAAACAGAAACTTCTATACGAAAAAAAGGATCCAGCCTTGGTTTTGGGTCGGTCCTGAAAATATTCTTAACATTAATGATTGTGTTACTGATCATTGCCGGAGGAGCTGCAGCTGCAGTCGTGGTTAACTATGTTAACGAAGCACCTCCCTTTGATCTATCCCGACTGGCAACAGTGGAAACATCATATATTTATGACCGCGATGGAAGAGAGATTACTGCCCTTCATGAGGAACAGAACCGTATTGTGGTCAGTCTTAATGAAATACCGGAACATGTCCGGAATGCTTTTATTGCTATTGAAGATGAACGATTCTACAGCCACTTCGGTTTTGATATCATTGGGAGCATCAGGGCTGCAATGGTAAATCTCAGAGCCGGGAGTATAGTTCAGGGAGCCAGCACTATATCACAGCAGCTTGCCCAAAACGCTTTTTTAAGTACGGAAACTACATATCAACGAAAAATACAGGAGATCTGGCTGGCTATTCAACTGGAACGCAGTTTCGGTAAAGAAGAGATCCTGGAGATGTATCTTAATCGTATTTATTTCGGTAACGGTGCGTACGGCGTTGAAGCCGCTGCACAGACCTATTTCGGGAAAAGTGTACAGGAGTTAAACCTGCCTGAGGCAGCAATGCTGGCCGGTGCGGTTCGTTCACCCAATTACTACAACCCCATCGATGGTGAAGCTGAAGCTGAATCAAGAATGCAGCTTATTTTATCAAGCATGCACAGGCTTAACTTTATTTCATCAGCAGAATATGAAAATGCATTAAGGCAGGAGCTGTTTTACAGTGAACCTCCCGATCGTGAATATCCGTATCCGCATTTTGTCGACTATGTTGTTCATCATGAGTTAATTCGTATCCTGAGTGACGTTCCCGGTATCGGTTCCCGTGAAGAAGCCTATCGGGCTATATATACAGGGGGGCTGCGTATTTTTACAACATTGGATCCTGAACTGCAGTCTCATGTTGAGGAAGTGTTGGGCAGAACGGAATTATATCCTACCACTGCCTATTACAGTATGCCGGCAGTTAGAGAAGCTGTGGCTGCTCTCCCTCCCGGACGCGATCTTAGCCGGACTCAACTTCAGGAACTTGTCGATGAGGAAGGTGGTATACCCCAACCACAGGCAGCAATAGTTGTTGCCGATCCGACTACCGGTCAGATAAGAGCCCTTGGCGGAGGCAGGGAATACAGCAAGAAAACCGATGAAGTATTGAGGTTTGCTGCTCTGCGCCAGCCTGGATCGGCAATAAAACCGATTATCACTTACGCTCCGGCCTTTGAAGAAGGTACTCTTGCCGGTGCCGGTTCAACCCTTGATGATTCCCCCTTTACCGGTCCACAGGGCTGGCAGCCCAAAAACTTCGATAACCGGTTCAGGGGAATGATATCAGCCCGGGAGGCTCTTTATTTTTCTTATAATGTTCCGGCAGTTCGCGCATTTCAACAGCTGGGACCCCGGGTGGGAGTCAGCTATGCCCAGCGGATGGGCATATCAACTATTGACCCTTCCGAGATTGATAACCTGGCCCTCACGCTTGGTGGTTTTACCTACGGTGTGAGCGCTATCGATATGGCCCAGGCTTACAGTGTTTTAGCCAATGAAGGGATCAAGGTTGATCTGTATACCATAGAGAAAATTGAAGATCGCCATGGCGCTGTGCTGTACGAAAACAGAATCAATCCACAGCAGGTGCTCAGTCCCCAGGCAGCTTTCCTGGTCAACGATATTTTACAGGATTTTGTCCGTCTATACCTGGGCAGGGCTTTACAGATTGACCGTCCTGTAGCGGCAAAAACAGGAACAACTGAAAACTGGAAAGATGTTTACCTCGTAGCCTACACGCCAAACCTGGTTGCTTCATTCTGGATGGGATTTGATGAACCGAAAATGGGAGGCATTCAACAGGGTTGGCGCTATTCCACGGCGTTTTTAAGGGAGGTATTTCTCGATGCTTTTCAGACGCTGGAGGTAAGAGAATTTATCCGGCCATCGGGAATTGTCCGTTTGGAAGTGTGCTCGGTTTCCGGACTCCGGCCTACCGAACTTTGCCGGGCAGCTGACAGTGTGAGGTACGACTATTTCATTGAAAAACATGCACCCCGGTTAACCTGTGATTTTCACCTCATCCCTGAGCTTGATCCCGATGAACTGGATGATGAGATTGAGGAACCCGAGGATCCGGTAGATGAAGAACCTGATCCCGGAGAGGATCCACCGGATGACGGCGGAGAGCCTCCGGATGACGATGAAGTTCCGCCGACCCCTCCCGGGGATGATAACGGAACCGAACCACCGCCTGGTGATGAGTCAAACGGACAGGGTGGTCCGGGAGAAACCGACCCGGGTAACTGGTGGGAAAATTTTCTGGTGTTTATCTGGCGGGCAAACAACCTTTTTAATTTCCTCTAGGGTCAGTTTGGCTGCATAAACCCAGTTCAGCCATGATTCTTCCCAAAGTTGTTATTGAAGGTTCACTAAGGGGAAGCAGGGGAAGGCGCGGGGGGCCACCATAAAGTCCGATCAGATCGAGCGCTGCTTTTAAGCCGGCTGCACCCCAGCGGGCAGTTACCGCATTATTTATTTTCAGCAGCGATAACTGTATCTTTCTGGCCTGCTCAATATTTCCGGACTTATATAAGCGGTATATTTCACAACACTGGCGGGGCATAATATTAGCCAGGGCAAGAGTACCCCCTTTTGCTCCCATGATAAGAGCAGGCAAAAGAAAGCTTGCTGAACCGGCAAAAACTGCGAAATCATGCCTGCAGTTTTTGATAATTTCTCCAATCTGGGTTAAATTGCCCGAACTATCCTTTATGCCGATAATATTGGGGTGTTCAGCAAGTTTGATCACCAGCTTTGAACTTAGGTTCAGGTTGGTATTGCGGGGCATGTTATATAATATCACCGGTAAAGGAGAACTATCTGCAACTATCTGGTAATGGTTTGCCAGTGTATCTTCATCAAGGTTGTTCTTAAAATAGCTGGGATTTAAAACCAGTACTGCATCAGCTCCGCATTTATATGCTTCCCTATTCAATTTAATAGTTTCCCTGGTTGACTCACAACCTGTTCCCACGATCAACTTTTTCCCCGGAGTTAGTTTTTCCCTGATAAATGAATATAATTTAGTTTTTTCATTAACATCGAGAAGTGCGGCTTCTCCATTTGTCCCCGCAGCGACTAAGCCTTCAAGAGGGCTTTCTGAATACCAATGCATATTGTCAGCCATTTTTTCCCAGTAAATATTGCCTGCGGTATCAAAAGGAGTCGTAACCGGAGCATAGATTCCGGAGATCATTTGAAACACCTGCCTTAATTTAGAATAATCGAAGTTCTGTTAGATAGAAAGGAATCATTGTACCTATTATAACCGGAAAAAGGTGAAAGGGCAGCTTTATTTACCAAGTATTTGAAAAAAAGTGATTATCATCGTAAATTGGTGTTGACAGGAATAACAGAAAATTGATATAATAATATACCTTCTATATATTTAATAAAAGAGAAGAAGGTGTTGGCTTCCAATGAGTAGATTGGAAAGTGCCAGGGAGAAAAAGAAAAAACAAAAGGTACTAAAGAGGCAAATACTGCTCTTCTTTATTGTGCTTGCATTAATCCTCAGTGTTCTTGCGTTTACTTACCGAGACCAAATTTTCAACCTGAACAGACAACCAGCTGCTGATCTTATCGATATGGAGAGATCTGTTGCTGTCTTAGATATATTCGACTTGACTTATGTCTGGATATTTCTGAAAGATGGAGTTGACGCCGGCTCTGTTACAGCAAATGGGGAAAATCTTGCCTACAATGGCCTGTATGATCGGTGGGAAACCGTTTTCAGCGATTATCGGGAAGGAGATACAATCATACTGGTAATTACCGATAAAAATGATGAAAGCAGAATACAGGAAGTTGAAATTATTATCCGCAAGCTCTAGAAATTACTGGTTTATCGACGGTTTATAAGAGAAGCCGTCTGTTTTTATAAAAATTGTATTTTTATAAAAGGGAGGGGTAGTGGAGTATATATATAGCCTTTTGAAAATATTAAAGAAGGGAGAAAAGTATTATGCTTTATTTCAAAAAGTATGCCAGCGTTGTCATTTTTATAGTTGTACTCCTTTTTCTTTTCTCCGCAACAGCATTTGCAGCAGACTCAGATCCCAAGTATGTCCTTTTTCAGCGGTCTGATTTAAAGTATATAATTGTTGATTATGAACAGGCAGTTTTCGATGCTACGCAACCGCTGGGGGATAAACTTTATAATGCTGCGGTTGAAGGTATTCAGGATGCGCTTTCAAACCACAGGAAAGTATACGTGGAGACAAAGGGCGGAACAAAAATTGATTACAGTAAAGCAGTTGATGACGGACTGACATTTCAGCAGGCTTTGAGCAATTCAGCATATCATGTGTCGGCAATGCCTCAGCCTTCCTATGAAATGTACATGGATGGAATCAGGGTGGCACTGAGGGCTCCCATTCCGCTTGAATTTCCTGAATGGATGACTGTTACTGAACCCTGGTCGGAAATAGCAAATTGTTTCTTTGTAAATGTCACGATTGATGAAACCAGGCTGGGAGAAGCGTACCTGGGTAGAACGCTCGATAACATTGATGCTGTTACGGTGAAAAGCATACCGGCTGTCCGCGGCGGAGAGAATAACAACATCTGGCGGGTAAAAATCATTGGTACTGTCCAACCGAACATTAAACCTGCTGATGTCAGGGTAATGCTTGATGGTTCCTGGCTCTGGTAATACCTGTTTACGGTAATTTGGATGATGAATATACCGGGGAGGTGATAAATGTGAGAAAATATTTTAAAGCAATCGGTTTGCTTTTTGCTGCAGCATTTCTGATTCTTTGCCTGTCCGGCACGGTATTTGCAGCAAGCTATATTGTAACTGATGTATATTACGAGAATGCCGGAGGAGATATAGTAAGGATCGATTATTCTAAAGCGGTTGAAGATACTGCCCCATATCCCACCCCTGATTATACTCTCTACAACGCAACAGTGGCTAAAATAAGGGAAGCCCTGGAAAACTTCCGCGATGTTTGGGTTATTGTGCTTATTCAGGGTGATACAGATCCGGTCATGATTCATTATAGTGAAGCGCTGAAAAACGGACTGACCTTGAAGCAGGCTGTTGATGATCCAGATCAGGCTTATTTCCTTGAAGATGAAGAATGGCCTGAGTATACCATGGAACTGGTTGTGGATGGTGGCGTGGCTGTTGAAAAACCGTCCGGAGATCTTTACTGGTTAAAAGACCTTTATATCGTACCCGATGAGATCGGCAAACAGTGGCTAATCTATGCTATATTGGATGCAGATAATTTGCCGGGTAATTACTCACTAAACGATGTTGATGCAGTAATGATCAAGGGTGAGGCGGCAAGCCAGGATCCTGATTTGCCGGAAAGATGGCAGCTGCGCATTGAAAAAGATCCCGATCAATTCTGGGAAACTGTCACCGTTAATACCGGAGAAGTTGTCTTGGTAATCGGCGGTCAGGAGTATTATCTCGGAAGCTGATAATAATTTAACATACATGGATCCGGAAAAGTGGTGTTCCGTGAAGATGGGGCGCCACTTTTATATTATTTCTCCGATGGCTGCCATATAAACTGCAGTTTCGTTGACACCGTCAACATCGATTATAAGGTTTACTTCATCGTCAAAGAATGCCCCTACCTGGCATGAACCAAGCCCGCAGGAGACTGCAGCCAGGGCAGCATTTTGGCCGATATGCCCCGCATCAAGATAGATATAACGGCAAGCGCGCTGATCATATCTGATATTTTTGCAGGAGTTTGATTAACTAAATGGAAATAATTAGACTACACATCTTTGAAAGCATATTTAGACAAATTTCAGTCATTTGGGAGGCAGTTAAAATGGAGAAAAAATGTATTGATATTGAAGGAATCAGTAAGGCCGGCCCCTATTCGCATGCTGTTGAAGTGGGGGAGATGCTGTTTCTTTCCGGCACTGTACCGGTTGATCCAAAAACCGGGGAAGCTGTCCGGGGTGACATTAAACGAGCAACGGCAAGAGTTCTCGAAAACATCAAGATGATTCTCGAAGGTGCCGGCAGCAGTCTTGATAATGTGGTCAAAGCGGGTGTTTTTTTAACAGATATGGCTGATTTCTCTGATATGAATGAAGTTTACAAAACCTACTTCACGTCTGAACAACCTGCCAGGACCTGTGTTGCTGTTAAGCAGCTTCCAGGAAACTTTGAAGTCGAGATGGATATCATTGCAATCAAATAAAGGTGCATTACAAGTTCTTACCGAAAGGAAGTGATTTCCGTTAATGACCATAAAAAGTGCAGAAGAATATAGGGAAAGAATGTACAGGTTGAATAAAAATATTTTCATGGGTGGAGAATGCATAGGCCGTGACGATCACCGGTTAAAGCCAGGTCTGGATTTGATCGCCGACAGTTTTGAGAAAGCAAATGATCCTTCCCTGAAAAGTTTAATAACAGCTGAGTCACACTTGACCGGGGAAAAGATCCACCGCCTGTGCCATATCCACCAGAGTTCAGATGACCTTTTGAAAAAACAGGAGCTCACCAGGCAGTTATGCCGGAAAGCGGGGGGATGCATTCAGCGCTGCATGGGCATTGATGCCCTGAATGCCATATCGGTCGTTACAAAAGATTGCGATGATGCCTTTGGAACAGAATATTATCCCCGTTTTGTCGAATTTATGAAGTATTTTCAAGCCAATGATCTTGTTGGCAATTGCGCTCAATCTGATGTGAAAGGTGATAGATCCAAACGTCCTTTTGAGCAAAGCGACCCGGATCTCTATTTGCGGGTTATTGAAAAGAAAAAAGAAGGGATAGTTGTCCGGGGCTGTAAGGCACATAACTCGAATGCTCCTTTTTCGGATGAAATCGTAGCTGTTCCAACCCGCCTTATGACGGATAAAGATGCTGACTGGGCAGTAGCCTTTTCAATGCCGGCTGATACTCCCGGTATAAAACAGGTAGTCAGGATTACCACCCCCAGGGAGCGAAAGCAGATCAAAACTAAAAATTTCTTTGGCCTTGCCGATTCAATGACTGTATTTGACGACGTCCTTGTCCCATGGGAAAGGGTATTCCTCTGCGGCGAAACATATTTTGCCAGCATACTGGCCATGCTCTTTGCAACCTACCACCGCCACAGCTATACAGGGTGTAAACCGGCAATGACTGACCTCATCCTTGGAGCATCAGCATTGGCCGCGGAATATAACGGCGTGGGTGATGCCTCACATGTTAAAGATAAACTCTCAGAACTGATTGCTACCGGAGAACTTGTTTATGCAGCCGGTATAGCTGCCTCGGTTAAATCAACTCCGGCCAACTCGGGAACCCACATCCCCAATATCATATATACTAATGTTGGGCGCTACCATGCCGGTGTAAAACTCTACCACGAATATGAAATTCTGGCTGACCTTGCCGGAGGCTTGCCGGCAACCCTGCCGTACGAAGATGAATTCTTTGCTGATGAGACTAGAGATCTGATGGAGAAATATATCAAGCGCAAAGATGGAGTATCTGCAGAAGATCAGCATCGACTGTTCCGCACCCTTTCCGACATGCTCTGCAGTGCCCATTCAGGTGTGGCCCAGGTCGGTGGTCTGCATGGTGGAGGTTCGCCGATTATGGAAAAGATTGCAATCCGTAATAATTATGATATTGATTCCTGCATCCGCCTGTTTAAAATGCACTGCGGAATAGACTCCTGATAAGACGAGTAAACTTGCTTGTGGAATTTAATTTTAGGGGGGTATAGTTAGGCCATGGAGATGCTGTCTGATGAAAATAAATTTGGTTTAATCGACAGGGTTGAAATAACAGTTTTGATGGACGATTACGCCGGATTTGACAGCGCCATGATTGCTGTCCATGGCGCTTCATACCTGGTCGAAGTAACAGCCGGCAAACACACAAAAACCATCCTGTTTGATACCGGACAGTCAACCGATTCCTTACTGCATAATATGGCGCTGCTGAAGAAAGATATAAAAGCCATCGATTATATCATACTCTCTCACTGTCACTATGATCATACAGGCGGGCTGCTTGGAACTCTGCAGGCAATTGGTAAAAAAAGTTTGCCCATAGTAGCTCACCCGGATATTTTCAGGCAATCTATTGCTCTTGATCCATGTTTGCGGTCCATCGGGTTCTACCCCGGTCATAACAGAAGTGCCTTGGAAGCTGCGGGTGGTGAACTTATCCTTACAACTGATCCACTTAAAATAATGCCCGGGATTCTTACAACGGGAGAAATTACCAGGCGTGTTGAGTTTGAGAATCAGCCTACCCTGTCAACCTACACATTAAATGAAGGCCAGTTAGTTCCCGATCTTTTAACAGATGATCTTTCCATGGTCTTATTATTTAACGACAGCATCGCGGTGCTCACCGGTTGTTCACATGCCGGAATCATCAGCATAATTCAGACTGCCGTAAATATTACCGGTGTAGATCGGATTAAAGCTGTTATCGGTGGCTTTCATCTTCTTAGTGCGGATGCACCGAAAATTAAAACAACGGTGGAAAAAATGAAAGAGATCAATCCAGCTGAAATATTTACAGGACACTGCAGTGGACTTAAAGCGGAAGCTGCACTGCAGAATAGTTTTGGCAGTCGTTTTCATAAACTAAGTACCGGTCTTGAGATCAAACTATAGCAGAAAGAGGTTGTGACCTATGAATTATGATGTAAATTATGTGCGAAACCAGTTTCCAGCCTTAGCCCTTAAAGTTAATGGCTATCCGGCAGCATATCTCGATGGACCGGGAGGCACACAGGTACCCCAGAGAGTAATCGATGCTGTGGTTAATTATCTCGTAAAATGCAATGCCAACTCCGGAGGTTTTTTCAAAACCAGCATGGAAAGCGATAATATTATCAATAATGCCAGAGCAGCTTTGGCTGATTTTCTGGGGTCGGATCCCGATGAGATTGCCTTCGGGCAAAATACAACTAACCTGATGTACCAACTGGCTTTTGCCCTGGGCAGAAATCCGGGTAAAAGAAAGGAAATTATTATTACTGAAATTGATCATGAAGCAAACCGCGGGCCTTGGTTAGCTTTGGAAGAGAAAGGTTTTGTGGTCAGGGAGGTTAAGATTAATCCTGAAAACTGCACGCTTGATATGGAAGATTATCGTTCTAAATTATCGGAGAACACCCTGGTTGCTGCATTCAATTATGCATCAAACGGTGTGGGTACTGTCAGCGATGTTAAAGAAATGGTCAGGTTGGCTCATGAAGCTGGAGCACTGGCCGTGGTTGATGCAGTCCACTATGCCCTGCATGGTCCGATCGATGTGAAAGATTTAGGTGTAGATTTTCTGCTTTGCTCGGCATATAAGTTCTTTGGGCCGCACCTGGGAGTTCTCTACGGCAGGCGTGACCAGTTTGAGAAGCTCCCTGCATATAAACTGAGGGTTCAGTATGATAAAATTCCCTGCAAAATTGAAACGGGGACCTTAAACCATGAAGGGATTGCCGGGGCAGCGGAAGCAGTGGAGTTCATAGCTGATCTAGGCAATAAATTTGGTTCAATTCTGAATCCAGAACCTGCGGAGCTTTCTGCTAAGCAGAATAATCGCAGAGAAATGGTTATCGCCGGCATGAAAGTTATGGAACAATACGAACAGCCTTTAGCCGGAAAATTGATCAATAATTTGTCGCAGGTAAATGGAGTCAAGGTATATGGACCACCTCAGGGTCACCCTCGAACTTCGACTGTATCTTTTTCTTTAAAAGGTTTAACTGCAGAAAAAATAGCAAAAGATTTAGGCGAAAAAGGGATATTTGTCTGGGATGGTCATTTTTATGCTATCCGGTTGGTTGAAAGACTCGGCCTCATACCCCTTGGCGGTTTGGTCAGGATTGGTCTTTCACCTTACAATACTGAAGGTGAAATTGACCGCCTGGTAGACGAGGTGTATAAAATGGCAAAAGGTAGCTCCTGAGTCGTCATTATGATTCAGGCAGCTCTTGAATATGCAGATAAAGAATAGAGAGGAGAGGCTAAACTTGAAGATTTGCGATATTTATGAATATGTTGTAAAAAAAGGAATCGAAAAAGATCCCAGGGAACCTGCAGGAGTAACTGCAGCCCTGGAAAAGGCAAGAAAAAAATATGAAGATCTGAAGGAAGCTGAAAAAAAGGAATTTGATCTTGAATCGCTTACCAATCCGTACAGCGATACGAGAATTCTTTGTGGAGATCCGGATGCAGAGGTAAAAAGAATGATGGTTGGAGTTGATATAGAGGTTGGTGAAGTCCTTCTGGCAGATCGACTGGCCGGGAAAGATAAACAAATAGACTTGATAATGGCTCATCATCCTGAAGGTAAAGCACTGGCAGATCTCCATTATGTTATGCACCTGCAGGAAGACATTCTGGCTCGTTTTGGTGTCCCTATAAACGTTGCAGAATCAATTCTGTCATCACGAATCAGTGAAGTGAAAAGAGGTTTAATGCCGGTCAACCATAACCGGGCAATTGATGCTGCTAAAATTCTGGGGATTGCCATGATGTGTGCTCATACAGTTGCCGATAACCAGGTAACAGCTTTTTTACAGACCATGTTTGATCGGGAAAAACCTGATACTTTGATCGATGTTTTGAAGCTGCTGAAAGAAGTTCCCGAATATGCCGAAGCTGTAAAAAGCAGTGTAGGTCCGAATATTATCTTAGGCGCCAAGGAGAGACGGGCCGGTAAGGTTCTGGTTGATATGACCGGTGGGACCAGTGGGTCGGAAGATGCCTATGCCAAGCTGTCCCAGGCCGGGATAGGAACAATTGTAGGTATGCACATGAGTGATAAACACCGTAAGCAGGCAGAAGAGAATCATATAAATGTTGTTATCGCTGGTCATATTGCCAGTGATTCACTGGGTATGAACCTTTTACTCGATGGACTGGAGAAGCAGGGCATTGATATTATACCCTGCTCAGGGTTAATCAGGCACAGCAGGAATTAACCCTTGAGAAGTGATTATTTACTAAAAGTTATTGTATGGCGATCCGGACCCTGGCATCGAGAGCTAATGATCCCTTCCCTTCAGAAAATACCCGGACCGGATTAATATCCAGCTCTCTGATGCCGGGGAAATCGGCGAGCAGCATTGATACCCTGACTACCAGATCGATGAATGATTCAATATCGCCCGCAGCTTTGCCGCGAGTACCTTGAAGAACCTGGAATGACTTCAGGTTCTTTAGTTTTTTCCTGATATTATCGGGTTCAGCAGGACAGATCATATTCGCTGTATCCTTAAAAACCTCGATAAAAATTCCGCCCATTCCGAAAAATATCACGGGTCCGAATGAAGGGTCCTGTTTGCCACCGATGAACATATCATAGCCTTCGGGTGCCATTGGTTGAATCCTCACTCCTCCGAAATGAGCATTCTTCTTGAAAGACTGAAGATTACTGCGGATATTTTCAAACCCTTCGGCAACTTCTTCATTATCGGAGAGGTTGAGCAATACTCCTCCCACATCAGACTTATGAAGAGCATCAGGTGAGATTACCTTCATTACAACGGGAAGTCCAACTTCTTTTGCGGTGAGAACAGCTTCAGCGGCTGATATCGCTGTTCTGGATACTGTCGTCTTAATACCATATGAAGCCAGAAGTTCCAAAGCTTCTTCACCGTAATCTCCCTGCTTATCCTGCATCCAGCGTTTAGCAGCAATATGATCTATCTTTTCCGGTGCAGCAGCATTTTTTTGTTCTGCTAAAAGCTTTTTCCGCTCATAATATTTCATCTGGATTGCCAGGGCGGTGATCATCTCTTCAGGACTGTTGAAGATAGGGAACTCAACATATCGTTTTGTCTGCTGAATCATACGGGTAGGGCCGAAAAGGCAGACTCCGAGAGGTTTCCCTGCAGAAAGGATAGAACCCCAGGCTTCTTTGGAAAGGTCGGTGAGGAACATTTTCTGGAATATATTATCACCCTGTGGCATCTGAGGTCTCTGGCTGATGTAAATTGAACCGTCAACCTGGTCGGAATGCATAACTGAATAAAGTACATATGCGGTTAATTTAGGATCATAAATGTCACCCATATCCAGAGGATTGGAAAAGTTAATAACTCCTGCATTGCTGAACTGTTTAAGGCTGTCATAGAACTCCCGGCCCATATCGGCGAATGTAAAACCGGCTTTTTCGCATAAGTCAGCGCCCAGAACTGCAAATCCACCGGCCGGACTCATAACCATGATCCGTTTTCCCTTCATCGGCGGCAGATGAAATGCTTTGGTTACTTCAATAAAGTCGAGGAAATTATCAATGCGGATTATCCCGGCTTCTTCGAAAGCAGAATCGATTATTGCCTCATCACTGCTTAAGGCAGCAGTATGGCTCATAGCTGCTTCTTTGCCTGCTCGGGTCGTATTAGCCTTGTAAACAATAATCGGTTTATCTATGCCGGCGGCAGTTTCAATTAATTTCCTGCCCCGATTGATGCTTTCAAGGTAGAGGCAAATAACCTTAGTCTGGGGATCTTTGCCGTAATACTCGAGAAAGTCAACTTCATCAAGGTCGAGTTTATTTCCGATGCTGGCGAATTTTGCCAGGCCGATCTTTTCATCAAACAGATAGTTCAGCATTGTTAATGCCACGCCACCGCTCTGTGAAATGATCGACATTTCCCCCTTTGGAGCTTTATGCAGCGCTACGAATGGCAGGCAGAGCCCGTTATCAGTATTGGCAACAGTCACGCTGTTAGGCCCTACAAAGCGTATCCCGTAATTACGGGAGATAGAAACCAGTTTATCTGCTAAAGCTTTCCCCTCTTCACTGAACTCTGAAAAGCCGCCTGATGGAATAGCCATCCGCCTGATACCGAACTTGCCGCAGCGTTCCATCATATCCGGAATCAAGGGGGCGGGGATCATGCAGTAGGCCAGATCAGG encodes:
- a CDS encoding cysteine desulfurase-like protein codes for the protein MNYDVNYVRNQFPALALKVNGYPAAYLDGPGGTQVPQRVIDAVVNYLVKCNANSGGFFKTSMESDNIINNARAALADFLGSDPDEIAFGQNTTNLMYQLAFALGRNPGKRKEIIITEIDHEANRGPWLALEEKGFVVREVKINPENCTLDMEDYRSKLSENTLVAAFNYASNGVGTVSDVKEMVRLAHEAGALAVVDAVHYALHGPIDVKDLGVDFLLCSAYKFFGPHLGVLYGRRDQFEKLPAYKLRVQYDKIPCKIETGTLNHEGIAGAAEAVEFIADLGNKFGSILNPEPAELSAKQNNRREMVIAGMKVMEQYEQPLAGKLINNLSQVNGVKVYGPPQGHPRTSTVSFSLKGLTAEKIAKDLGEKGIFVWDGHFYAIRLVERLGLIPLGGLVRIGLSPYNTEGEIDRLVDEVYKMAKGSS
- a CDS encoding NGG1p interacting factor NIF3, whose amino-acid sequence is MKICDIYEYVVKKGIEKDPREPAGVTAALEKARKKYEDLKEAEKKEFDLESLTNPYSDTRILCGDPDAEVKRMMVGVDIEVGEVLLADRLAGKDKQIDLIMAHHPEGKALADLHYVMHLQEDILARFGVPINVAESILSSRISEVKRGLMPVNHNRAIDAAKILGIAMMCAHTVADNQVTAFLQTMFDREKPDTLIDVLKLLKEVPEYAEAVKSSVGPNIILGAKERRAGKVLVDMTGGTSGSEDAYAKLSQAGIGTIVGMHMSDKHRKQAEENHINVVIAGHIASDSLGMNLLLDGLEKQGIDIIPCSGLIRHSRN
- a CDS encoding acetate--CoA ligase family protein, translated to MQKIFYPESIVIIGLSSKPTNIPRLTLENLLRWGYRGRIFGVNARSEDIHVDGIRMFKNIEDLPEIPDLAYCMIPAPLIPDMMERCGKFGIRRMAIPSGGFSEFSEEGKALADKLVSISRNYGIRFVGPNSVTVANTDNGLCLPFVALHKAPKGEMSIISQSGGVALTMLNYLFDEKIGLAKFASIGNKLDLDEVDFLEYYGKDPQTKVICLYLESINRGRKLIETAAGIDKPIIVYKANTTRAGKEAAMSHTAALSSDEAIIDSAFEEAGIIRIDNFLDFIEVTKAFHLPPMKGKRIMVMSPAGGFAVLGADLCEKAGFTFADMGREFYDSLKQFSNAGVINFSNPLDMGDIYDPKLTAYVLYSVMHSDQVDGSIYISQRPQMPQGDNIFQKMFLTDLSKEAWGSILSAGKPLGVCLFGPTRMIQQTKRYVEFPIFNSPEEMITALAIQMKYYERKKLLAEQKNAAAPEKIDHIAAKRWMQDKQGDYGEEALELLASYGIKTTVSRTAISAAEAVLTAKEVGLPVVMKVISPDALHKSDVGGVLLNLSDNEEVAEGFENIRSNLQSFKKNAHFGGVRIQPMAPEGYDMFIGGKQDPSFGPVIFFGMGGIFIEVFKDTANMICPAEPDNIRKKLKNLKSFQVLQGTRGKAAGDIESFIDLVVRVSMLLADFPGIRELDINPVRVFSEGKGSLALDARVRIAIQ